One part of the Epinephelus fuscoguttatus linkage group LG12, E.fuscoguttatus.final_Chr_v1 genome encodes these proteins:
- the rnf121 gene encoding RING finger protein 121: protein MAGVFEVEVDGVEHDHGLEHHDEPHQFDVSKLSPEEKWRVEHARMHAKHKGHEAMHAEMVLILIVTLVVAQLVLVQWKQRHPKSYNLVTLFQMWVVPLYFTTKLHWWRFLITWFIFSVITAYISYRATRKPLACTTPRLVYKWFLLLYKISYATGIVGYSVVMFTLFGINLIFRIKPEDAMDFGVSLLFYGLYYGVLGRDFAEMCADFMASTVGYYSASGMPTKHLSDNICAVCGQPILVDVSEEGIIENTYRLSCNHVFHEFCIRGWCIVGKKQMCPYCKEKVDLKRMFSNPWERPHVMYGQLLDWLRYLVAWQPVIIGFVQGINYVLGLE, encoded by the exons ATGGCCGGGGTGTTTGAGGTGGAGGTTGATGGTGTAGAGCACGACCATGGGCTGGAGCATCACGATGAACCGCACCAG tTTGATGTGTCCAAGCTCTCACCAGAGGAGAAGTGGAG AGTGGAGCATGCAAGAATGCATGCCAAACACAAAGGTCATGAGGCCATGCACGCAGAGATGGTGCTGATCCTCATAGTCACCCTTGTCGTCGCCCAGCTAGTCCTTGTGCAGTGGAAACAGAGACATCCAAAGTCATACAAT CTGGTGACTCTGTTCCAGATGTGGGTAGTTCCTCTCTACTTTACTACCAAACTGCACTGGTGGAGGTTCCTGATCACGTGGTTTATCTTCTCGGTCATCACAGCGTACATCTCCTACCGTGCCACTCGCAAGCCACTGGCCTGCACCACACCCAG GTTGGTGTATAAGTGGTTCCTCCTTCTCTACAAGATCAGCTATGCCACAGGAATAGTTGGCTATAGTGTCGTCATGTTTACACTTTTTGGTATAAATCTAATATTCAG GATAAAGCCGGAGGATGCAATGGACTTTGGCGTTTCACTATTATTCTACGGTCTGTACTACGGGGTCCTGGGAAGGGACTTTGCAGAGATGTGTGCAGACTTCATGGCTTCAACCGTTGGT tATTACAGCGCGTCTGGCATGCCAACCAAGCACCTCTCCGACAATATCTGTGCTGTGTGCGGCCAGCCCATCCTCGTAGATGTCAGTGAGGAGGGGATCATCGAGAACACGTACAGACTATCATGCAACCATGT ATTCCATGAGTTCTGCATAAGAGGATGGTGTATCGTCGGGAAGAAGCAGATGTGCCCGTACTGCAAGGAGAAGGTGGATCTAAAGAGGATGTTCAGTAACCC CTGGGAGAGGCCACACGTCATGTATGGACAACTTTTAGACTGGCTTCGGTACTTGGTGGCCTGGCAGCCTGTCATTATTGGATTTGTGCAAGGCATCAACTACGTCCTGGGTCTGGAGTGA